Proteins encoded by one window of Yersinia massiliensis:
- a CDS encoding aldo/keto reductase, producing MDTRTQLAPLGPEFSRMICGYWRLMEWEMTPKQLLAFIEQHVELGITTTDHADIYGGYQCEQTFGQALRLKPSLRHQLELVSKCGIATTAKPEHALGHYITDRTHIIKSAEQSLTHLHTDYLDLLLIHRPDPLMDADEVAEAFTQLHKSGQVKHFGVSNFTPAQFSLLQSRLPFTLVTNQVEISPLHQPAIVDGTLDACQQLRIKPMAWSCLGGGRLFSDPEFQALRDELQVVAEEIGAESIDEVVYAWILRLPSAPIPIIGSGKIERVKAAWSSLSLTMTRQQWFRIRRAALGYDVP from the coding sequence ATGGACACACGTACCCAACTTGCCCCGCTTGGGCCCGAATTTTCTCGCATGATTTGCGGTTATTGGCGTTTGATGGAGTGGGAAATGACGCCCAAACAGTTGTTGGCGTTCATTGAGCAACACGTTGAATTGGGCATTACCACAACGGATCATGCGGATATCTACGGTGGTTACCAATGTGAGCAAACTTTCGGGCAAGCATTGCGCTTGAAGCCATCATTACGTCATCAACTTGAATTAGTCAGTAAGTGCGGGATTGCCACCACGGCGAAACCAGAGCATGCGCTGGGGCATTACATTACAGATCGTACCCATATCATTAAAAGCGCTGAACAGTCATTAACGCATTTGCATACTGACTATCTTGATTTGCTGCTGATTCATCGTCCCGACCCTTTAATGGATGCAGATGAAGTGGCTGAAGCATTCACTCAATTGCACAAAAGTGGGCAGGTAAAACATTTCGGCGTATCGAACTTTACGCCGGCACAATTCAGTTTGCTGCAATCGCGTTTGCCTTTCACGCTAGTGACAAATCAGGTCGAAATTTCACCGCTTCACCAACCGGCGATTGTGGATGGCACCCTTGATGCGTGCCAGCAGTTACGTATTAAACCCATGGCATGGTCATGTTTGGGGGGCGGGCGTTTGTTCAGCGACCCGGAATTCCAAGCGCTGCGTGATGAATTGCAGGTCGTTGCCGAGGAGATTGGCGCTGAAAGCATTGACGAAGTGGTTTATGCCTGGATTCTACGCTTACCTTCAGCACCCATACCGATCATTGGTTCTGGCAAGATAGAACGTGTTAAGGCTGCTTGGTCATCACTTTCTCTCACGATGACTCGTCAACAATGGTTCCGCATTCGTCGTGCCGCCCTTGGCTATGATGTGCCTTAA
- a CDS encoding DUF1289 domain-containing protein, with amino-acid sequence MAQQLEFFDIPSPCRGICQTDDRGFCRGCMRSRDERFNWIKMSDPQKRDVLRLCRQRLLRLQRANKQPDEPLQDQPSLF; translated from the coding sequence ATGGCTCAGCAACTTGAGTTTTTCGACATTCCCAGCCCATGTCGAGGTATCTGCCAAACAGATGATCGTGGCTTCTGTCGTGGATGTATGCGCAGTCGCGATGAGCGATTTAATTGGATCAAAATGAGCGACCCGCAAAAGCGGGATGTCTTACGCCTATGCCGCCAGCGCCTATTGCGATTGCAGCGCGCGAACAAACAACCGGATGAACCACTGCAAGATCAACCCTCGCTATTTTGA